In Chryseobacterium shigense, the following proteins share a genomic window:
- the traK gene encoding conjugative transposon protein TraK yields the protein MLIKNIEQRIKINKVVSISTIAFAVFIVIAGFFFAYRMIEDSRKSIYILDNGVPVLAKQTDILLNRPVEYKAQIELFHRLFFTLAPDDAYIKDNIQKSLYLIDDSGKKEYTNLKEKGFYNQIIASSSMVSIHADSIALNMEQKKFAFFGKQMITRKSSVITRKLITEGFFEDIIRSPNNPHGVILKNWRIINNEELTNQTKNSY from the coding sequence ATGCTTATTAAAAACATAGAACAAAGAATTAAAATCAACAAGGTCGTTTCGATTTCCACCATTGCTTTTGCAGTGTTCATAGTCATTGCCGGATTTTTCTTTGCGTATAGAATGATTGAGGATTCCAGAAAATCCATTTACATTCTAGACAACGGAGTTCCGGTACTTGCCAAGCAAACCGATATATTATTGAACCGACCTGTGGAATACAAAGCGCAGATTGAATTGTTCCACCGACTTTTTTTTACCCTTGCACCAGATGATGCCTATATCAAGGATAATATTCAGAAATCATTGTATCTCATTGATGACAGCGGAAAAAAGGAATATACCAATCTGAAGGAAAAAGGATTTTACAATCAGATTATTGCTTCCAGTTCAATGGTCAGTATTCACGCAGATTCTATTGCGCTCAATATGGAACAAAAGAAATTTGCTTTTTTTGGAAAGCAGATGATTACAAGAAAATCATCAGTCATCACCCGAAAACTCATTACTGAAGGCTTCTTTGAAGATATTATCCGAAGCCCCAACAATCCTCACGGTGTGATTCTTAAGAATTGGAGAATCATTAATAACGAAGAACTAACCAATCAAACCAAAAACTCGTACTAA
- the traM gene encoding conjugative transposon protein TraM codes for MKKLNFKQKKYVLPLLALPFLLLFVYVGAQFTKEDTSEKDQYKELSLSLGETQDSIMTKNDAYDAFFKKDDNRTMLEGLDKEEDSLLSYEDQLSLDQKRKIDSLKAVTARQNQYRGKGNPSSYYNPNSSQREDKDYKRSSDIIRMLNDKSYGKTENEYASEIPKAPSRNEQQDPVKYLKQQMLVMDSLEKSRDPEYQSKLAAEQKLKANREKMDEFLNSTFNVNKSGINSDFNAFYKEKENSFIKAVIDENNKGFLGSRIRFRLLEDIFVNNRKIRKGSILYGQISGFSMQRVDLKIISVFTKGEIYPVNLSIYDVDGMKGLYVPQSVFRDMIREMGSNSVQGTQMDMGGQGFFTSIGSKLFTSTSKSIANLIKTNKAKLKYNSYVFLIDEKQLKDSQNQQKK; via the coding sequence ATGAAAAAACTTAATTTCAAACAGAAGAAATATGTGCTGCCTCTTTTAGCACTGCCGTTTCTGTTGCTATTTGTCTATGTGGGAGCACAGTTTACCAAAGAGGACACTTCGGAAAAAGATCAGTATAAAGAACTGTCTCTTTCATTAGGTGAAACGCAGGATTCCATTATGACGAAGAACGATGCGTATGATGCGTTTTTCAAAAAAGACGACAACAGAACGATGTTGGAAGGTCTGGACAAGGAAGAGGACAGTCTGTTAAGCTATGAAGATCAGCTATCTTTAGACCAAAAAAGAAAAATTGATTCTTTGAAGGCAGTAACAGCAAGACAGAATCAATATCGGGGAAAAGGAAATCCATCTTCTTACTATAACCCTAATTCCTCTCAAAGAGAAGATAAAGATTACAAACGATCTTCGGATATCATCAGAATGCTGAACGACAAATCCTACGGAAAAACCGAAAATGAGTATGCATCAGAAATCCCGAAAGCTCCATCCAGAAATGAGCAACAAGATCCAGTAAAATATCTTAAACAACAAATGCTGGTAATGGATTCTTTAGAAAAATCTCGTGACCCAGAATATCAAAGCAAACTCGCAGCTGAACAAAAACTCAAAGCCAATAGAGAAAAAATGGATGAGTTTCTGAACTCCACTTTCAATGTAAATAAATCAGGAATTAATAGCGACTTCAATGCTTTTTACAAGGAAAAAGAAAACAGTTTTATCAAAGCCGTCATTGATGAAAATAACAAAGGCTTTTTGGGAAGCAGAATCCGTTTCCGATTATTGGAAGACATTTTTGTAAACAATAGAAAAATTAGGAAAGGTTCTATTTTATATGGGCAGATTTCAGGGTTTTCAATGCAAAGAGTTGATCTTAAAATTATATCGGTATTTACGAAAGGAGAAATCTATCCAGTTAATCTCTCCATTTACGATGTAGATGGAATGAAAGGATTGTACGTTCCCCAAAGTGTTTTCAGGGATATGATTCGGGAAATGGGAAGTAATTCTGTACAGGGAACACAAATGGATATGGGTGGACAAGGATTTTTTACCAGCATTGGCTCTAAGTTATTTACATCCACTTCCAAATCCATTGCCAACCTGATTAAAACTAACAAAGCCAAGTTGAAATACAATTCTTATGTATTTCTAATTGATGAAAAACAATTAAAAGATTCACAAAACCAACAAAAAAAATAA